TCGGATACTGCTAAAGATAAAGATGAACCTGCAGATCCACAAGCAACATTGTCTCCACAGAAAGAAGATGAGGGCCTGAACGACAATGCTGTTGACACCTGCACAGAAGAAACTTTGCCCCCCAGTATGGATCTGGACGATTTGAGTGGCAGTGGGATTCACCCTTCGTCCGTGACCGAACCTCAGTCCTCTGTCGTCCTGGTACAGGACAGCGCTAGGGTCATTCCATGCAGTTTAGAACCCCCAGTTTCCAGTGCGCAAGTATCCGTCATGAGGCCTTCTAGGAAAAGAACTCGTAGATCTGCAAAACAGGAAGCTAAAAATTCTGATTCTGATTCAGAACTGAAGGAGGAAGAACCCCTCATTCGCAGGGTGAAGCGCACAAGGAGCCAACGAAATCTGGTAAATGGTTCAGGAAGTTTTCTGTCCGATTCCAGTATCTCTCAGTCCATTCTTACTGAACCAAAGACAAAAGCTCAAGGTAAAAGTCAAACTGCAGAAAACCCTCCAGAGCCAACACAGATCTGTGAGGATACTCTGAGAGAACAGTCCCCAGAGAGTAGAACATCTTCTGCTAAAACCAAGGGCGCTCATCTTGATGATTCCCTGGTGCTGATCAAGAATCTGGTCAAGACACAGGCTTTGAAAGCCAAGATGAGCAAAGGCAAGGTTGATAGTCCCAGCAGCTCTGTTGTGGGAAGACCTTGTCAGAACACATGTACTGCGTCTCAATGTCCAGACAAGGTGAAAAAATTTACACCAGCAGTGGTGTGTGATCATGAAGAAGATTTTGGAGAAGGTCGTAAAGGGAAGGAAGATGATCTCCGAGTTTTGAGAAGCTCAGCCCAGCCGAGAGATGATGACAGTAAATGTTCTCAGAGAAATGAGTCGCAGCCATATGAAACTGCAAAGGTAGGTACAAGAAAAAAGAATCGTTTCACTGATGGTCAGGGTGTGAAGGACACATGTGACAATCTTAACGCAGCAACCACAGAGGGTGGAAAACAGTGTTCACCAGATGTTGTGCTTGGTAGTGGAGAGATTCCTCACCTTGGTCCTGGACAGTCTCCCGTGGAAGAAGTCTCAGAGAAGTCTGAAAAACTGCGCAGAAGCGGAAGACGTCGACGGGGGAAAGTGATTAAACCAGTGATTGTTGACACTGATTCAGATTCCGACAGCCCCTTTGAACTCACCGATGCGGCTGAGATTGAGGACCAGGAAGATTTGCCAGAGTTGGAGGTTACCAAGGACCCAAAGCCTGAATCAAGCCAACAGGCACAGGTAGTTATTAACTCAAAGTTTCAGGCCTGGGAAATCAGTGAATTTAAAACGTGTTTGTCTAACCTTGAAAAGCACATAATAGTAAGATGTTTGAACAGTATACCAAAAGCTGTTGATTTACAAAGGTTTTCCATTCTTGCTTCGTTATTTTCATTATTGTGCTTGGTGGGAGGGGGTTGGGTGTACTGAATAATCTTTTCAAATGGAGTCAGCTACATGTTCATAGACAAAGCAAACTACTCTGATCAAGtagaaaatgttttctgtaattttatttttgaattgtGGGATACATATCAAAATCTGGTGTTTCCTTTAGGTGTGCTTTGATAGAGAGCAGAATGAGGGAAATGATGGGTCCAAGCCAAAAAAGAAACCTGTTCGTCCTGTGATCAGTGATGACAGCGATGATccagatgatgatgatgatattgTGAAGCCCGGTGATGCTGAAGGTTAGTATCCAAGAGAAATAAGGGAAAGGTTTTATTCAAGTTTCCTGTGATTTCTCTCTCTGTCTTTGACTTACATCCAAACTGACAAAAGGTTGTTGAAAAGTGAAAAGGTGTGTTGTCATGTAGATGACTATAGGTTGAAATATTGTGTCAGGGATGGAAAACCAATTTAGCTGTTCCAGGTGACCAATTAAACCAAAGGGAATGACACTGTAGATAATATGCAGGTACTTGTAGTATCATCCTTGCTGTTGTTTCCTTTGTGAGTTAAGCCATATTGACATGGTATGATTTGTCGTATTGAATTTGTCTAGTGGACTGAGAAATGACAGCTGATTTCAGATGATGTGAATTGCTGAATACTACAATGCGTGAAATAGGACTAGTTGAATGTGACTGGTTTGACAAATATGTCAGTGCACCTAGTGGTATTTAGTAACACCAGAAGTTCATTACCTAggagtatgcaacttccctatacctagtctccacggcacggTACACATGTTacatcatctgtagaagctcgcgacacctggtggagaaatatgccaacttCTTGGGTGGCAATCATTAACTGAATCACAGGAAATCCAATTGTAAacggctgctacaagaactggccGTACCTTAAAACCGAAactctgtatttaaaaactacaatttcGATAATCATTGTTGGCATGCAGCTATAaacccattgactattttttgatatttccaagcaactctaaaacagTTACTGTCATTGTTGTCTATTTACAAAACACTCCATAGTGGTAAGTTtttaaagtctatttcaacacaactgcacaatggagaaaaaaacatatacggCTGCTCAggaaagttgcatacttctaggtaatggacttatAATAACACTAATCTATACACGTACATATTTGCAGCAAGATGTAAGAGTTGtctaaaatatatttacattttccattaccagttttcataaaaatgtgaatgaaatgaaGATTATatgcttatttgattgatatttcagCAGAAGACTGCAGTCAGGACAATAAATCTGCCAATCTGACTTCCTCCAGTGCCTTTTCAAGCCAAAGTGAGCTCTTGTGCACACAGGTAATTTCCACTCAAGActtccagtacatgtatgtagtatggAGGAAATGATGCCTCAATCAGTCAACAACTCAGGTTTTGagttttgtgttaaaaaaacaaataaagaaaaaaaaatggctgggTCACAagctgtgatacatgtacatgctcattTCACATCATTATTAAAAGCAAGaaactcggtttcctcccaccataatgttcgCCGCTGTGCTActagtgaaatactcttgagtacagtgtaaaattccgctcagataaataaataaatgacaagcAAGAACACCATTCCCACAACAACATCATTAGTGTGTTCCTCTTAGAGCTGCTTGTGACATCTGATAGTGATCAATTTTGCCAAGGTCCAATTGGTTTGtctgaaaattcaaaaaaacacagaaagtcTTTCAGCACTATTGTAGTAGAGCCTTGCTGACAGTTACAGTGTAACTGTTGACTTTTTGCTGGCTGCTCACTTTGATCATTGAGATcaacaggttcaaatccaataATCCTGTTTTAATGCTATGGTGCAGGGATTGACCTGTCTTCTTTTATTTGCTGCTCACTATTAAATCCAGAATGTATTATCATAgttaaatgtattaattattgtattgaacctgcggatggttgtctGTTATcatcgggctctgcctggtttcctcctaccataatgctggccgccgttgtataagtgaaatattcttgagtacggcataaaacgccaatcaaataaataaataaataaataaattattgtattGTCCGtacttcaaaattttcaaaccTTGGTCTGTAATCATACAGCTTTGCCTGAGTGTTGcactatttatttcatttcctctAGATTCTTGTATCAGTTCTGTCTGAGTGAAGTGTTATGGAATCAGAATCTTGAATCATTTACGTATGGTTTGTTGTATATCGTTTATCTTATTCAGCAACGCTCCAAGCTTGAGCAGGATGTGGAGAGAATGAAGCAAGAGATTGAAGCTTTGGAGGCCCAGTTGGCCGCTGAAGACTCTGCTCTGCTGGAGAGCACTGTAAGAGAAGCTAATGTAACTTTGGAAACCAGTCATCTTGAAAGCATTGTGAGCAAGCCTAGTGAAGTTGAGATGGAGACTAGTAATGCTGATCTCACTGTGAAAGAGCCAGGTGATGTTGAGACAGAGACCAATGATGATAACATCACTGTGAGAGAGCCTTGCGAAGTTGACAATGAGACTAGTAAGGCTGGTATGACTGTGGGTGACCATATTGAAGTTGAGATGGAGACCAGTGATGATGACATCACTGTGAGAGAGCCTTGCGAAGTTGACAGTGAGACCAGTAAGGCTGGTATGACTGTGGGTGACCATATTGAAGTTGAGATGGAGGCCAATGATGTCGAAAGCTCTGTAATAGGGCCTAGTAATCCAGATGACATCCACAAGACAGGCGTTTGTGGGttgaagaggaaaccagaaaggATGCCAACAAGTGAGTTTTTGCAATGATGGTTCTTtagcctaattcctcaaccgtttCGCTtattaaagagcaactttcagtgcaatttatgcacctttttcatttgattttgaagacaaaacttcaTTAGTAGGGTTGTCTCATTTCAGGGCTTTACTAAGagtataatttgatcagtcCACACAGACTAATGTCCTCTGATCGTCCTGAAATATACACCTTGCAattatgcgaaaaggttgaagaattatggtaatGGTTGTTCCCGACCTCTGTCTGCAGTTCGTTTCAGCCCATCATGAAACGTTTTTTTGAGACTTTggtttgtaaaatgatttgtcaTTCTGAATTCAAAATAGGTATATGGCTTCACCATGACAATGCTTAGTTTAGCAATGTTTAGTTTGGCAATGTTTAGTTTGGCAATGTTTAGTTTGGCAATGCTTAGTTTAGCAATGTTTAGTTTGGCAATGTTTTGTTTGGCATTGTTTAATTTGGCAATGCTTAGTTTAGCAATGTTTAGTTTGGCAATGTTTAGTTTAGCAGTGTTTAGTTTGGCAATGTTTTGTTTGGCATTGTTTAATTTGGCAATGCTTAGTTTAGCAATGTTTAGTTTGGCAATGTTTAGTTTAGCAGTGTTTAGTTTGGCAATGCTTAGTTTAGCAATGTTTAGTTTGGCAATGTTTAGTTTAGCAGTGTTTAGTTTGGCAATGTTTAGTTTAGCAATGTTTAATTTGGCAGTGTTTAGTTTAGTAatgtttcatccattttcaacGAAATAAAGGCCTTTTATCTGTACTTTCATTTTGAACATCAGGTTTCAGAATGATTCATTATATTGTATTAAAacttggtacatgtgtatggtctCGCATAAGCTACTAATGAAATGTGAGTTTCTtgctgttttgtccatttttaacCAATTGACAGCTGTTTTCGTTGTGTGATATAAcctgatatacatgtgaaaacaCAAATGGACTATTTTGATGGTAGGGAACAAGTATTGCTTTTATATTCCTCCCAGATGTCTAGTTGCTTTTATCTGTTCTAGCCATAGAAGAAAATTATGACCTCTTGGAGTTCTGATGTAGCAATCACTTTGATTTAACATGACTAAGGCATGCGGATATCTGCTAATTGCAAAGTCCTTACTTCAAACCTTGCAGTAGGTGTAATAatgtgacagtacatgtatgacccaAATCATAGAACTTGCACATGGAGACTTACCTGCCACATAAAATATGGGTTCATACATTTTCAGGAGAactaattatttcattttcagcaaGAAATTAATTTATTGCCCTTTTTTCTGTGCAGAAATTTTCTgtaaatcattatttatttatttgattggtgttttacggcgtactcaagaatatttcactaatacgactgcaaccagcattatggtggtaggaaactgggcagagcccggtaaaaaacccacgaccatccgcaggttgcttgcagaccttcgcacatacggccgaagaggaagccagcctgagctggacttgaactcaaagcgtcCAGTAAATCATGTGGATTTTTAGGGGAAAAGCCTTCCACATTGTTCAAAACTTACTAACGTTTATTCTGTGTTATAACACAGTCATCGACCCAGGGATTTCACAGAAAAAGGTGACTTATCAAACCACAAAAGCTTTCTCCTATGTGAATTGGAACTTTATGGGCTTACACTAACAATGCTACCAAGTAAAATACACCCTAgccctggcttcctctccagctgtacgttggaaggtctaccagcaacctgaggatggtcgtgggtttcctcccataatgctggccgctgttgtataagtgaaatattcttgagtacagcataaaacaccaaccaaataaaaaaataaatacgcCCTAGCCTGTGATGTTCTTATAAATAGTACTCCCTCATGCACAACTATTCAAATAGTGAACTGTGGTTTGAAATGCACTGGTTGAAAGCGGGATGTTATGTGACCCCTTTTTAGAAGAATCCTTTTCGTCCTGCACATCATAGACACTGGGTGAAGGGAGTGACATTCTCACTGAGGTACTCTGACTAGAAGCAAGATACCAGTTTGTATACCTGTGTGTGACTGGTATATTTAATATCTTGAGAAAGTTTTGGTTCATTCACTGCATActgtagtgaaatatttcatGGCCCAGAGGCTTAGAAAGAACTGGCCTTGATTCACCTGTGGTTTcttgtgttatgttttctttggATTTATGAAAATGCAGTAGATATGTAAGTCAGTTTTGCTGGAGGTCATTAGGcaagaaattaaataaaaggAAAGCATAATATATttgcaaatgttgaaaaaaaaactaacccTTTTTGTGTGATCTTAGGGAATATTGGAGTGGAAGAATATTTAGGCTTTGTACTGTTTCTAATTCTGGGAAATTCTGTGCCAAACTGAAACAGTGTGGATTATTGCTTGTCACAGGTTTAAAAACATGTCCACTGGAGGAGGAGAAATGTAGCCCAAGTAGAGAAGAAGATCGGACAAATAAAGTTCCTCCAACTGATGCCACTGAGATAGATATCCAGTGTATATCATCCAGTCAGGAGAGTGAAGACTTGTTTTTGAGTCCTCGGTCACCTTCCCCTCCACCATCACTACCAGACACCAACATTAAACCTTCAGCCGTCTCTCAGGTTGTTCTGAAACTCAAGGAGATATTTAAGGCAGTATCACCTGGTCATTGTGGCAATAGTCCAAACAAATACAGAGGTTTGAGCCCAGACAGTGCCAAGTCAACACCGCCATGTTCCCCTCGCTCAGAACGCCCTCTGGTTTCTGCCCAGAAATCTATCTATAAggatcccacttctgacaccagtcTGGCAAGTCCGGCAGGATCGAGGGTAAAGGCAGGCCTTCCCAAACCATTCCAGTCCCCAGCCTTTACTGGTGTTCTCCAGGGCAAGGGCTCTCGTTTTCGGACCCCGCAGAGGTCTAATGTTATGTCACCCCTGGGTCGCACAACACCCAGCGGGGATGGAAAATCGTCCAGTCGAAGACTCTGTTTTGTAACAACAGGGCTTCACCTGTCTCAGGCTGTAAGTATATGTAACCACTGCTTTGAGTGGTAAATATTAGGCCTTTCACCCATGAAGCTGATTACCTGGTAACATATTGGGCCTGAAACCCACGTTTTCTCAGAACCCCATTATCTGGTGACCAAATTCAAGTCACAGGAAAATgacataatttataattattatcttcgtgtgttttctttgtgttttcagtgtgtACAGTTTATCTATCATCATGTTGTTATTCCTCTAAAAATTCCTTTTCtataaaaaatcatttctttaGACATTATTCTCAAAATTTCCTTTGTATGAAGGTCCTCAGagcatggaggaaaccatctTGCTTTGTCTGATCTCCGACAAACTTCCTCACTGTAAATCTCAGATGAACCAGCTGGACCGAgaattaaacacaaaaccttaaaTTTCGAGTAGCAGTTTTCTTCTGAAAGAACCCATCACCTTGTCAGTAAGACCATTTCTAAcagtatacattttaaaaataacgGGGCCTTAGTCTAAATCTGAAAGTGCAAAAATGTGCATCTCTTCATTTTCGATTGCAGCAGAGGACACAGAAACTAGCTCAGATGTTCAATATCAAGATACAGCCTAAATTTTCACCAGCAGCAACTCATGTGATCGTTAAGACAGGTAAGTATGTGAATGAAAGGGACACATAATGACTGCTGATTGTCTTACACCT
This DNA window, taken from Liolophura sinensis isolate JHLJ2023 chromosome 11, CUHK_Ljap_v2, whole genome shotgun sequence, encodes the following:
- the LOC135478008 gene encoding breast cancer type 1 susceptibility protein homolog, whose translation is MKQEIEALEAQLAAEDSALLESTVREANVTLETSHLESIVSKPSEVEMETSNADLTVKEPGDVETETNDDNITVREPCEVDNETSKAGMTVGDHIEVEMETSDDDITVREPCEVDSETSKAGMTVGDHIEVEMEANDVESSVIGPSNPDDIHKTGVCGLKRKPERMPTSLKTCPLEEEKCSPSREEDRTNKVPPTDATEIDIQCISSSQESEDLFLSPRSPSPPPSLPDTNIKPSAVSQVVLKLKEIFKAVSPGHCGNSPNKYRGLSPDSAKSTPPCSPRSERPLVSAQKSIYKDPTSDTSLASPAGSRVKAGLPKPFQSPAFTGVLQGKGSRFRTPQRSNVMSPLGRTTPSGDGKSSSRRLCFVTTGLHLSQAQRTQKLAQMFNIKIQPKFSPAATHVIVKTVSEDSLVCERTFKYFQAIAHHCWLISYQWVEDCITANEILPETGYEIQGDTVSGPKHRGPRRSRLYNNPVFADFEFFCNGDSPNLPPGEFQNLLTVSGGTVVTSPDALGVDPEKTQLILDLNEDQHPSNIRLFNRLYRKYGVVTVSREWVFDTITQYKVQPLPHYVLTSLPNIELPFV